In one window of Paenarthrobacter nicotinovorans DNA:
- a CDS encoding transglycosylase domain-containing protein, with the protein MVTRKNPIFDTATTLGKILGFLGVSAICGVLVAGLLVPAAAVSGSAASGSIQFFDTLPAELQVDPPSQNTTILAKDGTPIASIYAENRTKVPLDSMSPFIKDAVIAIEDSRFYEHGGIDTTGIMRALVSTARGNKQGASTITQQYVNNVINESLVASGKGDDVLLNGVNKGVGDKLREMKLAIALEKKFSKEQILEGYLNIVFFNRDAYGIEAASKFFFSTTAKDLTLPQAALLAGLVNSPSAFDPITNPDNSKMRRDLVLNAMLAQKKITQAQYDEAVATPVTTKVTPARQGCAYATMAPYFCDYVLHLLLNNPAYGDTTEEREKRVMRGGLTIQTTLDPTAQNVAQQQVDATAGANPDKWGASIVSVQPGTGQIVSMAQNTVWLPQEGKFDQTQNFNVDVLDANGNDLNGIGGFQPGSTMKPFTFAQWLNEGKSMETTINASRRNYPQNFPWKNTCPTPVDGFYDRNVPGSFDLQNSDEGYYRNMTVLYGLMNSINTATFASASQVDLCGIQGIVDATGIHGGLPTRDGTGKVTDPNPQVPMTRLSNLIGATQTAPLTMAAAFATFAADGKYCAPIAITSVKDQSGADLPAQSSSCKDAVKPEVARGVAYAMGKVLDQGSGSLIRPALNSKNFPVAAKTGTNDSNGSTWVVGYTTGLATASWFGDPLGDQSRYGRNLTVNGKFYEFVDGYMIAGPQFTNYMLAVAPAYGTNPFQQPPSNLTGAPTPQRNNTPSNTTPSAPKQAPNPAPSTGTGNNGNGNGNSGDAPGKD; encoded by the coding sequence ATGGTGACTCGCAAGAACCCCATATTCGATACTGCCACCACCCTCGGAAAGATTTTAGGTTTCCTTGGCGTGAGTGCGATCTGTGGCGTCCTGGTGGCGGGACTTTTGGTCCCCGCCGCTGCCGTCTCGGGCAGTGCCGCAAGTGGTTCAATCCAGTTCTTTGACACTCTGCCGGCGGAGCTCCAAGTGGATCCGCCCAGCCAGAACACCACGATCCTGGCGAAGGACGGTACGCCGATCGCCTCGATCTACGCAGAGAACCGCACCAAAGTTCCGCTGGATTCCATGAGCCCGTTCATCAAGGACGCTGTCATCGCCATCGAGGACAGCCGTTTTTATGAGCACGGCGGCATCGACACCACCGGCATCATGCGAGCACTGGTGAGCACCGCCCGCGGCAACAAGCAGGGTGCGTCCACCATCACCCAGCAGTACGTGAACAACGTCATCAACGAGTCACTGGTGGCGTCGGGCAAGGGTGACGACGTCCTCCTCAACGGTGTTAACAAGGGCGTTGGCGACAAGCTCCGCGAAATGAAGCTCGCGATCGCCCTGGAGAAGAAGTTCTCCAAGGAGCAGATCCTTGAGGGCTACCTCAACATCGTGTTCTTCAACCGCGATGCCTACGGCATCGAAGCTGCGTCCAAGTTCTTCTTCAGCACCACCGCCAAAGACCTGACGCTTCCCCAGGCTGCGCTGCTTGCCGGCCTGGTCAACAGCCCGTCTGCCTTCGATCCGATCACCAACCCGGACAACTCGAAGATGCGGCGCGACCTTGTCCTGAACGCCATGCTGGCCCAGAAGAAGATCACCCAGGCCCAGTACGACGAAGCTGTCGCCACGCCCGTGACCACCAAGGTAACCCCGGCCCGCCAGGGTTGCGCCTACGCCACCATGGCTCCGTACTTCTGCGACTATGTTCTGCACCTCCTGCTGAACAACCCGGCTTACGGTGACACCACGGAGGAACGCGAAAAGCGCGTTATGCGCGGCGGCCTGACCATTCAGACCACGCTCGACCCGACCGCCCAGAACGTAGCTCAGCAGCAGGTTGACGCCACGGCGGGTGCCAACCCGGACAAGTGGGGCGCCTCAATCGTCTCTGTCCAGCCGGGCACGGGACAGATCGTCAGCATGGCTCAGAACACCGTGTGGCTCCCTCAAGAGGGCAAGTTCGATCAGACCCAGAACTTCAACGTGGACGTCCTTGACGCCAACGGCAATGACCTCAACGGCATCGGTGGATTCCAGCCCGGTTCCACGATGAAACCCTTCACGTTCGCCCAGTGGCTGAATGAGGGGAAGTCGATGGAAACCACCATCAATGCTTCCAGACGGAACTATCCGCAGAACTTCCCGTGGAAGAACACCTGTCCGACGCCAGTCGACGGTTTCTACGACAGAAACGTGCCTGGCAGTTTCGACCTTCAGAACTCTGACGAGGGTTACTACAGGAACATGACGGTGCTGTACGGCCTCATGAACTCGATCAACACTGCAACGTTCGCCTCTGCCTCACAGGTTGATCTCTGTGGCATTCAAGGGATCGTAGACGCCACCGGCATCCACGGAGGGCTCCCAACCCGAGACGGCACCGGCAAGGTCACGGATCCAAACCCGCAGGTGCCTATGACTCGACTGTCTAACCTGATCGGTGCAACCCAGACCGCCCCCCTGACCATGGCCGCAGCTTTTGCAACCTTCGCAGCAGATGGGAAGTACTGTGCACCCATCGCCATCACTTCGGTAAAGGACCAATCCGGCGCTGATCTTCCGGCCCAGTCGTCCAGTTGCAAGGACGCCGTGAAACCTGAGGTAGCCCGGGGCGTGGCCTACGCCATGGGCAAGGTGCTGGATCAAGGTTCCGGCTCGCTGATCCGCCCTGCCTTGAACTCCAAGAACTTCCCTGTTGCCGCCAAGACCGGCACCAACGACTCGAACGGCTCCACCTGGGTTGTTGGCTACACCACCGGTCTCGCCACAGCGTCCTGGTTCGGAGACCCGTTGGGTGACCAGTCGCGCTACGGACGCAATCTCACTGTCAACGGCAAGTTCTACGAGTTCGTTGACGGTTACATGATCGCCGGCCCGCAGTTCACCAACTACATGTTGGCCGTCGCTCCGGCCTACGGCACCAACCCGTTCCAGCAGCCGCCGTCCAACCTGACTGGTGCGCCGACACCGCAACGCAACAACACGCCGTCGAACACCACGCCGTCCGCGCCGAAGCAGGCACCAAACCCCGCGCCGTCCACCGGAACCGGCAACAACGGTAACGGCAATGGAAACAGCGGCGACGCCCCCGGCAAGGACTAA
- a CDS encoding metallophosphoesterase: protein MTFADSLANRARSFGRGFAVTAAVGAAAGTAAAAYGWWEKDQFEVRHETLPILPEGSAPLRVLHLSDIHFVPGQVKKTQWLHSLADLKPDLVVNTGDNLSHTKAIDPLIQALRPLMEFPGVFVPGSNDYYAPRIKNPAGYFRGPSKPKTEPLQLDWPKLRSAFGMSGWIDLTNRAQSVVLNGLRFDFSGVDDPHLGRERYAGWPRGTVNQDARPHLKVAVIHAPYQRVLDHFTQAGADLIIAGHTHGGQICIPGYGALVSNCDLPTWRAKGLHDWESDGFTTPVNVSGGIGTSRFAPVRIACRPEAVLLTLTPRN from the coding sequence GTGACGTTCGCTGATTCACTGGCAAACCGCGCCCGTTCCTTCGGGCGCGGTTTTGCCGTCACTGCAGCCGTCGGGGCAGCCGCAGGTACCGCGGCTGCCGCCTACGGGTGGTGGGAGAAGGACCAGTTCGAGGTACGCCACGAAACGTTGCCGATTCTCCCCGAGGGCTCGGCACCCCTTCGTGTCCTGCACCTGAGCGACATTCACTTTGTTCCCGGCCAAGTCAAGAAGACGCAATGGCTGCATTCCCTGGCGGACCTCAAACCCGATCTTGTAGTCAACACGGGCGACAACTTGAGCCACACCAAGGCCATTGACCCCCTCATCCAGGCCTTGAGGCCCCTGATGGAGTTCCCCGGGGTCTTCGTTCCAGGTTCCAACGACTACTACGCGCCACGGATCAAGAACCCGGCGGGCTACTTCCGTGGTCCTTCGAAACCTAAAACCGAGCCCCTCCAGCTCGACTGGCCCAAGCTCCGCTCCGCCTTCGGCATGAGTGGCTGGATCGACCTCACCAACCGCGCCCAGTCCGTGGTGCTCAACGGCCTGCGGTTCGACTTCTCGGGCGTCGACGATCCCCACTTGGGCCGCGAACGCTACGCCGGCTGGCCCCGCGGCACTGTAAACCAGGATGCCCGGCCGCACCTCAAAGTCGCCGTGATCCATGCTCCGTACCAACGCGTGCTGGACCACTTCACGCAGGCGGGCGCTGACCTGATCATCGCCGGTCACACTCACGGCGGCCAGATCTGCATCCCCGGCTACGGCGCCTTGGTCTCCAACTGCGACCTCCCCACCTGGCGGGCCAAAGGCCTCCACGATTGGGAAAGCGATGGATTCACGACGCCGGTGAACGTCTCGGGCGGCATCGGCACCTCCCGCTTCGCCCCGGTCCGCATCGCGTGCCGCCCGGAGGCTGTACTGCTGACGCTCACGCCACGCAACTGA
- a CDS encoding ABC transporter ATP-binding protein, with protein sequence MSKQTSFFTSVGRLYPHVRPILPRLFMGLICALLASIVALTIPQVLRVLVNNSLQPGGSTDAVWIAAVVILALGIAEAGLVALRRQFVINPATTVETRMRVTLYGHLQELTVAFHDRWGSGQLLSRAMTDLSFLRRWMAFGAIMLVVTTLTVIIGVGVMFSMSWQLALIFLAAAVPIMINSFRFRRRFSLVARLSQDQAGDLATTVEESVHGIRVLKAFGRSREALENFNGQAEELRQTEIAKAKQQAGFTLVVTLLPELALGVGLVVGVMLAASGQLSIGALVAFFATAAVVATPVEFSGMLLAMALTAKTALDRHFEVMDTENTITSPETAVVPETVKGALRFDHAGFGFDDGGTLLHDITLDIRPGETMALVGITGSGKSALLQLVPRLYDVTAGAVTIDGVDVRDFDIDELRKVVAVAFEDTTLFSSSVRDNVLLGAPDPSDAALDEALDVAQAHFAYSLPDGVDTLIGEEGLSLSGGQRQRIALARAIAAKPKVLVLDDPLSALDVNTEERVEARLREVLRETTTLIVAHRPSTVALADRVALLENGTITAVGTHTELLAENDHYRYVIASLDAGPKDLDTELDELEEAEEARR encoded by the coding sequence ATGTCCAAGCAAACCTCATTTTTCACCTCCGTCGGCCGCCTGTACCCTCACGTGCGGCCCATCCTCCCGCGCCTTTTCATGGGCCTGATCTGCGCCTTGCTTGCGAGCATCGTCGCGTTGACCATCCCGCAGGTGCTGCGGGTGCTGGTCAACAACTCCTTGCAGCCCGGCGGTTCCACGGACGCCGTCTGGATTGCCGCCGTCGTGATCCTTGCTCTGGGCATCGCCGAAGCAGGACTGGTGGCTCTGCGCCGCCAGTTCGTGATCAACCCGGCCACCACCGTGGAGACCCGGATGCGCGTGACCCTTTACGGGCACCTGCAGGAGCTCACCGTGGCGTTCCATGACCGCTGGGGTTCCGGGCAGCTGCTCTCCCGCGCCATGACGGACCTCAGCTTCCTGCGCCGTTGGATGGCGTTCGGCGCGATCATGCTGGTGGTCACGACACTGACGGTGATCATCGGCGTCGGCGTGATGTTCTCCATGAGCTGGCAGCTGGCGCTCATCTTCCTCGCCGCCGCGGTGCCGATCATGATCAATTCTTTCCGGTTCCGGCGGCGCTTCAGCCTGGTGGCCCGGCTCAGCCAGGACCAGGCCGGCGACCTCGCCACCACCGTTGAGGAATCCGTCCACGGAATCCGTGTCCTGAAGGCGTTCGGACGGAGCCGCGAGGCACTGGAGAACTTCAATGGCCAGGCTGAGGAACTGCGCCAGACGGAGATCGCGAAAGCCAAGCAGCAGGCCGGTTTCACCTTGGTGGTGACACTGCTGCCGGAACTCGCCTTGGGTGTCGGGCTGGTGGTTGGCGTCATGCTCGCCGCGAGCGGTCAGCTCAGCATTGGTGCCTTGGTCGCCTTTTTCGCGACCGCAGCCGTGGTGGCTACCCCGGTTGAATTTTCCGGCATGCTCTTGGCCATGGCGCTCACGGCCAAGACCGCGCTGGACCGGCATTTCGAGGTCATGGACACCGAGAACACCATCACCTCCCCGGAGACGGCCGTGGTGCCGGAAACCGTCAAGGGTGCCTTGCGCTTTGACCATGCGGGTTTTGGGTTCGACGACGGCGGCACCCTCCTGCACGACATCACCCTGGACATCCGTCCCGGCGAAACCATGGCCCTCGTGGGCATCACGGGAAGCGGCAAGAGCGCGCTGCTTCAACTGGTCCCCCGCCTGTACGACGTCACAGCCGGTGCAGTAACCATCGACGGCGTGGATGTCCGCGACTTCGACATCGACGAGCTCCGCAAGGTGGTTGCAGTGGCGTTCGAGGACACCACGCTCTTCTCCAGTTCTGTCCGGGACAACGTGCTCCTGGGCGCTCCCGATCCCAGCGACGCCGCGCTGGATGAGGCGTTGGACGTGGCGCAGGCGCACTTTGCCTACTCCCTGCCGGACGGCGTGGACACCCTCATCGGAGAGGAAGGCTTGAGCCTGTCCGGTGGCCAGCGGCAGCGCATCGCACTGGCCCGCGCCATCGCCGCCAAGCCGAAAGTCCTGGTGCTGGACGATCCCCTGTCCGCTTTGGACGTGAATACCGAGGAACGCGTTGAGGCCCGACTGCGTGAGGTTCTCCGCGAGACCACCACGCTGATCGTGGCGCACCGTCCCTCCACTGTGGCGTTGGCCGACCGGGTGGCCTTGCTCGAAAACGGGACCATCACCGCCGTCGGAACCCACACGGAACTGCTGGCCGAAAACGACCACTACCGTTACGTCATCGCCAGCCTGGATGCCGGTCCGAAGGACCTTGATACAGAACTGGACGAACTCGAAGAAGCTGAGGAGGCCCGCCGGTGA
- a CDS encoding ABC transporter ATP-binding protein has translation MSATTFGTANEDNTHLSKADSKAVRRRSLALLASLIRPVRLRFWLTIVMVVVSQLTRVAGPALIAFGIDNALPALQAGDNGPLVLAGSLYLAAAIATAGMTALYVTSTARLSQAMLLDLRLRVFRHTQRLSLEFHEKYTSGRIIARQTSDLEALRELLDSGVSSLASGMLFMLFTAFTVFALDWRSGLIMLAAGVPMFFLARWYQKHSQIAFRESRVVSARLIVHFVETMTGIRAVKAFRKERENADRYGQLAEDYRKNTVRSINLNGIFQPGLVLIGNVCVAVVLLFGGFRVLSGDLAVGVLLALILSTKRFFQPVDQMAMFYNSFQSAQAALEKVSGLLEEVPTVRPPKNPVPLKSSRGEIDFKGVEFGYSDGQLVVPTLDLHIPAGQTVALVGQTGAGKSTLAKLVARFYDVTSGAITLDGVDLRDLATTDLRRAVVMVTQEAFLFSGSVADNIALGRPEASRAEIEAAAAAVGAHEFIISLPEGYDTDVNKRGGRVSSGQRQLIGFARAFLAAPAVLILDEATSSLDIPSERMVQQGLAHLLEGVAGGNAARTAIIIAHRLSTVETADRVLVVHDGRIVEDGTPAELISGGGRFAQLHGAWRDSLV, from the coding sequence GTGAGCGCCACCACCTTTGGCACCGCCAACGAGGACAACACCCACCTCAGCAAAGCAGACAGCAAAGCCGTACGACGCCGGTCACTCGCCTTGCTTGCCTCGCTGATCCGCCCGGTGCGGTTGCGGTTTTGGCTGACGATCGTGATGGTGGTTGTTTCGCAGCTCACCCGCGTAGCGGGGCCGGCACTGATCGCTTTTGGGATCGACAACGCCTTGCCGGCACTTCAGGCAGGCGACAACGGGCCCTTGGTGCTGGCTGGGTCCCTCTACCTGGCCGCTGCGATCGCCACGGCCGGAATGACCGCGCTCTACGTGACCTCCACGGCCCGGTTGAGCCAGGCGATGCTCCTGGACCTGCGGCTCCGCGTTTTCCGGCACACCCAGCGCCTGAGCCTGGAATTCCACGAGAAGTACACCTCGGGACGCATCATCGCCCGGCAAACTTCGGACCTGGAAGCGCTGCGAGAGCTGTTGGATTCCGGGGTTAGTTCGCTCGCCTCCGGCATGCTGTTCATGCTGTTCACGGCATTCACGGTGTTTGCCTTGGATTGGCGGAGTGGCCTGATCATGCTCGCGGCCGGTGTCCCCATGTTCTTCCTGGCGCGTTGGTACCAGAAACACTCGCAGATCGCGTTCCGGGAATCCCGGGTGGTCTCCGCCCGGTTGATCGTGCACTTTGTGGAGACCATGACGGGTATCCGTGCTGTGAAGGCGTTCCGCAAGGAGCGCGAGAACGCGGACCGCTATGGCCAACTGGCTGAGGACTACCGCAAGAACACTGTCCGCTCCATCAACCTGAACGGCATTTTCCAACCCGGACTGGTGCTGATCGGTAACGTGTGCGTGGCTGTGGTCCTGCTGTTTGGCGGCTTCCGGGTGCTCAGCGGCGACCTCGCAGTAGGCGTCCTGCTCGCCCTGATCCTCTCCACCAAACGCTTTTTCCAGCCGGTGGACCAGATGGCCATGTTCTACAACTCCTTCCAGAGTGCCCAGGCAGCGCTGGAAAAGGTGTCCGGACTCTTGGAAGAAGTACCCACCGTCCGTCCGCCGAAAAACCCGGTGCCTCTGAAAAGCTCACGCGGGGAGATCGACTTCAAGGGCGTGGAGTTCGGCTACAGCGACGGCCAGTTGGTTGTTCCTACCTTGGACCTGCACATTCCGGCCGGGCAGACGGTTGCCTTGGTGGGACAGACAGGTGCCGGTAAGTCCACACTGGCCAAGCTGGTGGCCCGCTTCTACGATGTCACGTCCGGCGCCATCACCTTGGATGGGGTGGACCTGCGGGACCTGGCGACGACGGACCTCCGCCGCGCCGTGGTGATGGTGACCCAAGAGGCCTTCCTCTTCAGCGGTTCGGTTGCCGACAACATTGCTTTGGGTCGCCCCGAGGCTTCCCGCGCCGAAATCGAGGCCGCCGCCGCTGCGGTTGGTGCGCACGAGTTCATCATCAGCCTGCCCGAAGGCTACGACACGGACGTCAACAAGCGCGGCGGCCGTGTGTCGTCGGGTCAACGGCAGCTCATCGGTTTTGCCCGGGCCTTCCTTGCCGCGCCGGCCGTGTTGATTCTGGACGAAGCTACATCCTCCCTGGACATTCCTTCCGAGCGGATGGTCCAGCAAGGACTGGCTCATCTCCTGGAGGGAGTCGCAGGCGGGAACGCTGCCCGAACGGCCATCATCATTGCCCACCGCCTCTCAACCGTGGAGACGGCCGACCGGGTGCTGGTGGTCCACGACGGGCGCATCGTCGAGGACGGGACGCCCGCCGAGCTGATCAGCGGCGGCGGACGCTTTGCGCAGTTGCACGGGGCTTGGCGGGACTCACTGGTGTAG